From a single Streptomyces liliifuscus genomic region:
- a CDS encoding DUF7218 family protein has translation MPRPQIKDEKTYQALRREGAGKEKAARIANSPKSSSRKGGTSGSYEDRSKRDLYEQAKKVGVEGRSSMSKDELIKALRNR, from the coding sequence ATGCCCAGGCCGCAGATCAAGGACGAGAAGACCTACCAGGCGCTGCGCCGCGAGGGCGCGGGCAAGGAGAAGGCCGCTCGGATCGCCAACAGTCCGAAATCCTCCTCGCGCAAGGGCGGCACGAGCGGCTCGTACGAGGACCGGTCGAAGCGGGATCTGTACGAGCAGGCGAAGAAGGTCGGTGTCGAGGGCCGCTCGTCTATGTCGAAGGACGAGCTGATCAAGGCTCTGCGGAACCGCTGA
- a CDS encoding LacI family DNA-binding transcriptional regulator, with amino-acid sequence MTVGDAGDRALREGRGKVTITEIAREAGVSVPTVSRVVNGRSDVAPGTRARVEDLLHQHGYRRKPAVSRTRAALLDLVFNDLDSPWAVEIIRGVEEVAHAAGIGTVVSAIHNRSGDARQWMTNLRARASDGVVLVTSVLEPVLHEELRRLGVPLVVIDPAGSPTLDVPTVGATNWAGGMAATEHLLRLGHRRIGFVAGPPRLLCSRARLHGYRAALDRAGIAVDASLIVPGDFYQESGFTGCNALLDLAEPPTALFAASDQMAMGAVEALRRRGLRVPEDMSVVGFDDLPEVRWSAPPLTTVRQPLAEMGKLAVRTVLKLTRGEELDSPRVELATELVVRSSTAPVPAGRRGGGV; translated from the coding sequence TTGACCGTGGGGGACGCCGGGGACAGGGCGCTGCGGGAGGGCCGGGGCAAGGTCACGATCACGGAGATCGCCCGGGAGGCCGGTGTCTCCGTACCGACCGTGTCGCGGGTGGTCAACGGCCGGTCGGACGTGGCGCCCGGAACCCGGGCCCGGGTCGAGGACCTGCTGCACCAACACGGTTACCGCAGAAAGCCGGCCGTCTCACGCACCCGCGCCGCGCTGCTCGACCTGGTCTTCAACGACCTCGACAGCCCCTGGGCCGTGGAGATCATCCGCGGTGTGGAGGAGGTCGCGCACGCGGCGGGCATCGGCACGGTCGTCTCGGCGATCCACAACCGCTCGGGCGACGCACGCCAGTGGATGACGAACCTGCGGGCCCGCGCCTCGGACGGTGTCGTCCTGGTCACCTCCGTCCTGGAACCGGTTCTGCACGAGGAACTGCGCCGCCTCGGCGTGCCTCTCGTGGTGATCGACCCGGCGGGCTCCCCCACGCTGGACGTGCCGACGGTCGGGGCGACGAACTGGGCGGGCGGGATGGCCGCCACCGAGCATCTGCTGCGGCTCGGCCATCGCAGGATCGGATTCGTCGCGGGTCCGCCCCGGCTGCTCTGCTCCCGGGCCCGCCTCCACGGCTACCGGGCGGCCCTTGACCGTGCCGGGATCGCCGTCGACGCCTCGCTGATCGTGCCCGGCGACTTCTACCAGGAGTCCGGCTTCACCGGCTGCAACGCCCTCCTCGACCTCGCCGAGCCGCCCACGGCGCTGTTCGCCGCGAGCGACCAGATGGCGATGGGCGCGGTCGAGGCACTGCGGCGACGGGGACTTCGTGTCCCGGAGGACATGAGCGTGGTGGGTTTCGACGACCTTCCGGAAGTCCGCTGGTCGGCTCCCCCGCTCACCACGGTCCGCCAGCCCCTCGCCGAGATGGGCAAACTCGCGGTCCGTACGGTCCTGAAGCTCACCCGGGGCGAGGAACTCGACTCGCCCCGGGTGGAGTTGGCCACCGAACTCGTCGTGCGGTCGAGCACGGCACCGGTGCCGGCCGGGCGGCGCGGCGGCGGCGTGTGA
- a CDS encoding DUF6479 family protein, producing the protein MDSFGREIAIPHEVVAGSAPFVVGLLITAMLVVAVWWGMRVRAREPGPPRPEDHPHLPEGGAVHEISEMREPDEMPQNGRVLTPHELHGNVSSRRAKDQTRPIWGRNSSGGFGSGGLGHH; encoded by the coding sequence ATGGACAGCTTCGGCAGGGAGATAGCCATCCCGCACGAAGTCGTGGCCGGTTCGGCACCCTTCGTGGTGGGACTTCTGATCACGGCGATGCTGGTCGTCGCGGTGTGGTGGGGGATGCGGGTGCGCGCCCGGGAACCGGGTCCACCGCGCCCCGAGGACCACCCCCATCTGCCCGAGGGCGGCGCGGTCCACGAGATCAGCGAGATGCGCGAGCCCGACGAGATGCCGCAGAACGGCAGGGTCCTCACCCCGCACGAGCTGCACGGCAACGTCTCCTCGCGCCGCGCAAAGGACCAGACACGACCGATCTGGGGCCGCAACAGCAGCGGCGGCTTCGGCAGCGGCGGCCTGGGCCACCACTGA
- a CDS encoding Ppx/GppA phosphatase family protein has protein sequence MRMGVLDVGSNTVGLVIAETDGAVPLPVHTAKRRLRLSDHVERGGHLPEEQVNRLVEAVAEARVEGSRWGVTQPFAFATAIVRDAPNRAEILERVTAEAEVPLHVLPGEVEAELTFLAARRWMGWRAGPLAMLDIGGGTLEVAFGRSKLPDFAISLPLGASRLTREFFRGQDPPSLRRAKLLRRHVRHQLRDVAARIRWEAPRTTVATSRTLQQLGRLCGAAPGRSGPFTPRGITRTDLRVAVERLSVLPAADRALLPGISPARAGQSLAGAIVAHTTMKLMGIDEMTLCPWALREGVLLRCIEDGNSDWWDGTAPSLRDQGAVPPQVLRPFGGVDASATVSATPSSAQLSTRSGQFN, from the coding sequence ATGCGTATGGGTGTACTGGACGTCGGCTCGAACACCGTAGGACTCGTCATCGCGGAGACGGACGGAGCCGTTCCGCTCCCTGTGCACACGGCCAAGCGCCGGCTGAGGCTCTCCGACCATGTCGAGCGGGGTGGCCATCTGCCCGAGGAACAGGTGAACCGGCTGGTGGAGGCGGTGGCGGAGGCCCGGGTGGAAGGCAGCCGGTGGGGGGTGACCCAGCCCTTCGCCTTCGCCACGGCGATCGTGCGGGACGCCCCGAACCGCGCCGAGATCCTGGAGCGGGTCACCGCGGAGGCGGAAGTGCCGCTGCATGTGCTCCCCGGCGAGGTCGAGGCGGAGCTGACCTTCCTGGCGGCGCGGCGCTGGATGGGCTGGCGCGCGGGGCCACTGGCCATGCTGGACATCGGGGGCGGCACGCTGGAGGTGGCGTTCGGCCGGAGCAAGCTGCCGGACTTCGCGATCTCGCTGCCGCTGGGGGCCAGCCGGCTGACCCGTGAGTTCTTCCGCGGCCAGGACCCGCCCTCGCTCCGCAGGGCCAAGCTGCTGCGTCGGCACGTACGCCACCAGCTGCGTGACGTCGCCGCCCGTATCCGCTGGGAGGCGCCCCGGACGACGGTCGCGACCTCGCGCACGCTCCAGCAACTGGGCCGGCTGTGCGGCGCGGCCCCGGGCCGGTCGGGGCCCTTCACTCCGCGCGGTATCACCCGTACCGATCTCCGCGTGGCCGTCGAGCGGCTTTCGGTGCTGCCCGCCGCCGATCGTGCCCTCCTGCCCGGCATCTCCCCCGCGCGGGCCGGTCAGTCCCTGGCCGGGGCGATCGTCGCGCACACCACGATGAAGCTGATGGGCATCGACGAGATGACCCTCTGCCCGTGGGCGCTGCGCGAAGGGGTTCTGCTGCGCTGTATCGAGGACGGCAACTCGGACTGGTGGGACGGAACGGCACCCAGTCTCCGCGATCAGGGGGCCGTACCGCCGCAGGTACTCCGGCCTTTCGGAGGAGTGGACGCGAGCGCCACGGTGTCCGCCACCCCGTCGTCCGCTCAACTCTCCACCCGATCAGGGCAGTTCAACTGA
- a CDS encoding N-acetyltransferase yields the protein MPALTVRPFHRDDRDQLTELVNAHVAAVVPGVSVSVNTVLSGMTRQPDEFITDPWVAERITLVAEQRRYVVAGAHLLRYRADTEVGESFRDAGAIDWFVCHPPASFWPDSDQASDLLMAACLAQLARWNVRLRYADGSLPAPVVYGLPRPWPHIRAAYERAGFRHTGDTEVILIADVADLPSFTPLQGVSVDRTLGECGTRFTAHADGRALGFIEVDTALDRPERHSRSGGLADIGNLHVEHPVDGLENWLLAQAAHWLRLSGVRRLFAYEAAGAVEAIGRLTGAGFRELTRTDRGWEHLP from the coding sequence ATGCCCGCGCTCACGGTGCGTCCCTTCCACCGCGACGACCGCGACCAGCTCACCGAACTCGTCAACGCGCATGTCGCCGCTGTCGTCCCCGGTGTCTCCGTCTCCGTGAACACCGTGCTCAGCGGTATGACACGGCAGCCGGACGAGTTCATCACCGACCCCTGGGTGGCCGAGCGGATCACGCTCGTCGCCGAGCAGCGCCGGTACGTGGTGGCCGGCGCGCATCTTCTGCGCTACCGAGCCGACACCGAGGTCGGTGAGAGCTTCCGGGACGCCGGCGCGATCGACTGGTTCGTCTGCCATCCGCCCGCCTCCTTCTGGCCGGATTCCGACCAGGCCTCCGACCTGCTGATGGCGGCCTGTCTGGCCCAGCTGGCCCGCTGGAACGTCCGCCTCCGTTACGCCGACGGATCCCTGCCCGCACCCGTCGTCTACGGACTGCCACGGCCCTGGCCGCACATCCGCGCCGCCTACGAACGGGCCGGTTTCCGGCACACGGGCGACACCGAGGTCATCCTGATCGCCGACGTGGCGGATCTGCCGTCGTTCACACCCCTGCAGGGAGTCTCCGTCGACCGCACGCTCGGCGAGTGCGGCACCCGCTTCACGGCTCACGCCGACGGGCGCGCACTCGGCTTCATCGAGGTCGACACCGCCCTGGACCGCCCCGAACGGCACTCGCGCAGCGGCGGCCTCGCCGACATCGGCAACCTCCACGTCGAGCACCCGGTGGACGGCCTGGAGAACTGGCTCCTCGCGCAGGCCGCCCACTGGCTGCGGCTCTCAGGAGTACGACGGCTCTTCGCGTACGAGGCCGCCGGCGCCGTGGAAGCGATCGGCAGGCTGACCGGCGCCGGGTTTCGCGAGCTGACCCGCACGGACCGCGGGTGGGAGCACCTTCCGTAG
- a CDS encoding SMP-30/gluconolactonase/LRE family protein, producing the protein MTPRLSVTARTAGPGVLPPLRPIPLGGTGPEDVVVDHEGRVITGVADGRILRVRPRSPARVEQIARTGGRPLGLEVLPDGRLLVCDAERGLLRVTPETDSGTSAGSLPSSSAGRVEVLVDRVAGEPLTFCSNAAAAADGTVYFTASSRRFGLHEWLGDLMEQTATGRLLRLPPGGGEPEVLLDDLDFANGVVLAEDESWVAVAETGAYRLTRLWLSGPRAGQRDTLVENLPGFPDNLSRGADGTVWIALAGPRQRPLDWLRRAPASARRAAWRAARPLPIRPRPVARVLGIGPGGRVRHDLRRRRAGYRMVTSVCEHDGMLIMGSLLEKGIVVCELPGRA; encoded by the coding sequence ATGACACCGCGACTCTCCGTGACAGCCCGCACCGCGGGGCCCGGCGTCCTGCCGCCCCTTCGTCCGATCCCTCTCGGTGGCACGGGTCCCGAGGATGTCGTCGTCGACCATGAGGGCCGCGTGATCACGGGCGTGGCCGACGGCCGCATCCTCCGCGTCCGGCCGCGCAGCCCCGCCCGTGTGGAGCAGATCGCCCGGACGGGAGGGCGTCCGCTGGGACTCGAAGTCCTGCCGGACGGGCGTTTGTTGGTGTGCGACGCGGAGCGGGGGCTGCTGCGGGTCACTCCGGAGACCGACTCCGGGACCTCTGCCGGCTCTCTCCCTTCCTCTTCCGCGGGGAGGGTCGAGGTTCTGGTCGACCGTGTGGCGGGTGAGCCGTTGACGTTCTGCAGCAACGCGGCCGCGGCGGCGGACGGCACGGTGTACTTCACGGCCTCCAGCAGGCGTTTCGGGCTTCACGAGTGGCTCGGCGACCTGATGGAGCAGACGGCGACGGGACGCCTGCTGCGGCTCCCGCCCGGCGGTGGCGAGCCCGAGGTCCTGCTGGACGACCTGGACTTCGCGAACGGAGTCGTGCTGGCGGAGGACGAGTCCTGGGTCGCCGTGGCCGAGACCGGTGCGTACCGTCTCACCCGGCTGTGGCTGTCCGGGCCGCGGGCCGGACAGCGCGACACCCTGGTCGAGAACCTCCCAGGTTTCCCGGACAACCTCTCCCGTGGCGCGGACGGCACGGTGTGGATCGCCCTGGCGGGTCCGCGGCAGCGGCCGCTCGACTGGCTGCGCCGGGCGCCCGCGAGCGCCCGGCGGGCGGCGTGGCGAGCCGCCCGGCCGCTGCCGATCCGCCCTCGTCCAGTCGCCCGGGTGCTGGGCATCGGCCCGGGCGGGCGCGTCCGCCACGACCTCAGGCGCCGCAGGGCGGGCTACCGGATGGTGACCAGCGTGTGCGAGCACGACGGCATGCTGATCATGGGCAGCCTGCTGGAGAAGGGGATCGTCGTGTGCGAGCTGCCGGGGCGGGCGTGA
- a CDS encoding VOC family protein, with protein sequence MAIATYTLVALDCPDPPALAEFYAGVLGGEVKQYDDDWYDLHVPGGHRISFQRAPGHRPPDWPRADGNSQQLHLDFLVPDIDAAEPQVLALGATPLDLDDEGGTRRFRVYADPAGHPFCLCWE encoded by the coding sequence ATGGCCATCGCCACGTACACCCTCGTAGCCCTGGACTGCCCGGACCCACCCGCCCTCGCCGAGTTCTACGCGGGCGTGCTCGGCGGCGAGGTCAAGCAGTACGACGACGACTGGTACGACCTCCACGTGCCCGGCGGCCACCGCATCTCCTTCCAGCGGGCCCCGGGCCACCGCCCGCCGGACTGGCCGCGCGCCGACGGCAACTCCCAGCAACTGCACCTCGATTTCCTCGTGCCGGACATCGACGCGGCCGAGCCGCAGGTGCTGGCCCTCGGCGCCACCCCGCTCGATCTGGACGACGAGGGCGGCACCCGCAGGTTCCGCGTGTACGCGGACCCGGCCGGCCACCCGTTCTGCCTCTGCTGGGAGTGA